A single Aminobacterium mobile DSM 12262 DNA region contains:
- a CDS encoding AIR synthase family protein → MESEGKPLSVGKLPPDILERHILQYSGAFRPDVLVGPGIGEDASLIRFPEGKLLAVASDPIVGATTGAGTFLVHINANDIACKGGDPAYFIVTLIIPVEMGLPFATSVMEEIDTACKELGIAVIGGHTEFTDRYKKPVIVGTMLGPTSYLYRATDIRPGDGVIMTKHAGLEGMSILAHDRPDLLQRVLSTSEIETVASWLSSVSILEDAQTVRDLARFMHDPTEGGLFGGLAEICRLSGLGLELQAEAILVHPLTRKVHKTLQFDIFHLISSGVLVVVVPEEHISTALKRFEKRNIPSAFIGTVVEGPGNCRFDTTEELWRLLDL, encoded by the coding sequence ATGGAGAGTGAAGGCAAGCCATTATCAGTGGGCAAGCTTCCTCCAGATATTCTCGAACGCCACATATTGCAATACTCCGGAGCCTTTCGCCCCGACGTTCTCGTGGGTCCTGGCATAGGAGAAGATGCCTCCCTCATCCGTTTCCCGGAAGGGAAATTACTGGCAGTGGCGTCTGATCCTATAGTGGGAGCTACGACGGGGGCCGGGACGTTCCTGGTTCATATCAATGCTAATGATATAGCATGTAAGGGAGGGGATCCGGCCTATTTTATTGTTACTCTCATTATACCGGTAGAGATGGGACTCCCTTTTGCGACGTCGGTAATGGAAGAAATAGATACGGCATGTAAGGAGTTGGGGATTGCGGTTATAGGCGGACATACGGAGTTTACCGACCGCTATAAAAAACCTGTAATAGTAGGAACAATGCTAGGTCCAACCTCATATCTTTACCGTGCTACAGATATTCGTCCTGGAGATGGGGTTATTATGACGAAACATGCGGGCCTTGAAGGCATGTCTATTCTTGCCCATGACAGACCAGATCTGTTACAGAGAGTGCTTTCAACTTCAGAGATAGAGACAGTAGCTTCATGGCTCTCATCTGTTTCTATTCTTGAGGATGCACAGACAGTCCGTGATTTGGCCCGCTTTATGCACGACCCTACAGAAGGAGGTCTTTTCGGAGGGCTTGCAGAAATTTGCCGTTTAAGTGGTCTGGGGCTGGAACTTCAGGCAGAGGCGATACTGGTGCACCCTCTTACCCGAAAAGTACACAAAACTCTTCAGTTCGATATTTTTCATCTCATATCTTCTGGTGTTCTTGTAGTGGTTGTTCCAGAAGAGCATATATCTACGGCTTTGAAGCGATTTGAAAAACGGAATATTCCATCAGCCTTTATAGGCACCGTAGTAGAAGGGCCTGGAAATTGTCGTTTCGACACCACAGAGGAACTTTGGCGGCTGCTGGATTTATAA
- a CDS encoding M24 family metallopeptidase has translation MITDNVLNRTERLRQQMNSMGLDAVVLMVSEGANWQSVYYISGFRGSSSGVVVTEKDAFLITDGRYLSQASEQSPYTLVTQGSRTMLEAVCELLKDQKCHRIGVEKDIVSIRNFEKMSAIMSLVEWYDTSSILPLLRRTKDSSEVDSIRKAGQIASDAYREVLGHVSLGMTEKEFEALLEYTVKKLGAEGGWGNHNFIVASGARSALPHGAPTDKAFQSGDWVTVDFGAMVNGYLSDITRNFCLGAPNEKAREIESLLLRAHREAALALKPGVSGRDIDAIARRIIVEEGYGEQFSHGLGHALGLEIHENPRLSPLSHDILQVGDVVTVEPGVYFPGVGGMRIEDDYLITETGAERISGDLQQELAVL, from the coding sequence GTGATAACGGACAATGTTCTCAATAGGACAGAGCGTTTACGACAACAGATGAACTCTATGGGGCTTGATGCCGTTGTTTTGATGGTTTCTGAAGGAGCCAACTGGCAGAGTGTCTATTACATTTCTGGCTTCAGGGGAAGCAGTTCCGGGGTGGTGGTAACTGAAAAGGACGCATTCCTCATTACTGACGGGCGCTATCTTTCTCAGGCTTCGGAACAGTCACCCTATACTTTAGTGACGCAGGGATCTCGCACGATGCTTGAAGCTGTATGTGAGCTTTTAAAGGATCAAAAATGTCATCGAATCGGTGTGGAAAAAGATATAGTCTCCATTAGAAATTTTGAGAAAATGAGCGCTATTATGTCTCTTGTAGAGTGGTATGATACCTCCTCTATCCTGCCTCTTCTACGCAGAACAAAAGATTCCTCAGAGGTAGACTCTATTCGAAAGGCTGGACAGATTGCCAGCGATGCATATCGGGAGGTTTTGGGGCACGTGTCTTTGGGCATGACAGAAAAAGAGTTCGAGGCCCTTCTTGAATATACAGTTAAGAAACTTGGAGCAGAGGGCGGGTGGGGGAACCATAACTTTATAGTGGCTTCTGGCGCTCGTAGCGCACTGCCCCATGGAGCACCTACCGACAAGGCCTTTCAGAGCGGGGATTGGGTGACTGTAGATTTTGGAGCCATGGTGAACGGGTATCTTTCTGACATTACAAGGAACTTTTGTTTGGGAGCTCCCAATGAGAAGGCCAGAGAAATCGAGAGCCTGTTGCTTCGAGCTCACAGAGAAGCTGCACTGGCCTTGAAACCTGGCGTGAGTGGACGAGATATTGATGCTATCGCACGTCGAATTATTGTCGAAGAGGGGTATGGGGAGCAATTCTCTCATGGCCTCGGCCATGCTCTTGGCCTTGAAATTCATGAAAATCCAAGGCTATCTCCTCTCTCTCATGATATTCTTCAGGTTGGCGATGTGGTAACAGTAGAGCCTGGCGTCTACTTCCCTGGCGTTGGCGGTATGCGTATTGAAGACGATTACCTTATTACAGAAACAGGAGCAGAGCGGATATCTGGCGATCTTCAGCAAGAATTAGCAGTTCTTTAG
- a CDS encoding transketolase: protein MTNYQPSLRGFSVETLSCKDITSLEEMARQARINVLTMVALAGSGHPAGSLSSMDMYLMTYGVANLTPENCNNVDRDYVVVSHGHTSPGAYSALAAWGFFDPLDAAANFRLCASPFQGHVEREVPGIDWGSGNLGQGLAAGVGFALAQKARQHNGRVFVLLGDGEQTKGQVAEARRVAVKEGLSNITALIDYNHIQISGRTENVMPADVRALWEADGWGVLECDGHSFTELYAALRDGASDGVPTAIICHTLMGKGVSFMEGIPDYHGKAPNMEQYRQAVVELGGDPHFIDEVRPRRGNPLPLGREVPPAQSTLCVGEPRTYSPTEKTDNRSAFGHALADIGARNYEKKGGTPLLVFDCDLAGSVKTDGFAKACPHWFIQAGIQEHGTATMAGAASVAGVSSLWADFGVFGLSEVYNQQRLNDINKTGLKLALTHVGLDVGEDGMTHQAIDYIGLLRNMFGWKLVVPADPNQTDRATRWAFTEPGNVCLAMGRSKLPTLVDEEGLPIFAGNYSFEYGKAVKIRDGKDGAIFALGAMTWRALEAWNILREKGITVKIFSVSCPLHIDTEALKEACSTGAVITAEDHHYQSGLGAATAFAMAQEHLFASFLPLGVWRYGDSGKSDDVFNHMGLNSTSIASRVEEVLSKK from the coding sequence ATGACAAATTACCAACCCTCCCTGCGCGGGTTTTCTGTAGAGACTCTATCTTGCAAGGATATTACATCTCTTGAAGAGATGGCTCGACAAGCGAGAATCAACGTTTTAACTATGGTTGCTTTGGCAGGAAGTGGCCACCCGGCAGGGTCCCTTTCCAGTATGGATATGTATCTCATGACGTATGGTGTTGCAAATCTTACCCCCGAAAATTGTAACAACGTAGATCGCGATTATGTTGTAGTAAGCCATGGGCATACCTCGCCTGGAGCATATTCTGCTTTGGCGGCTTGGGGTTTTTTCGATCCCTTGGACGCTGCGGCTAATTTCCGTCTTTGTGCCAGCCCTTTCCAGGGCCATGTAGAGCGTGAAGTACCAGGCATTGATTGGGGAAGCGGGAACCTCGGGCAGGGATTAGCTGCTGGCGTGGGCTTTGCTTTAGCTCAAAAAGCACGCCAGCATAACGGTCGAGTCTTTGTCCTTCTTGGCGACGGAGAACAGACGAAGGGGCAGGTCGCAGAGGCAAGGCGTGTAGCGGTAAAGGAGGGGCTCTCCAATATCACAGCCCTGATAGATTACAACCATATTCAGATATCGGGACGTACAGAAAATGTTATGCCGGCTGATGTTCGGGCTCTTTGGGAGGCAGATGGCTGGGGAGTTCTCGAGTGTGATGGACATTCCTTTACAGAGCTTTACGCAGCTCTTCGAGATGGAGCCTCTGACGGGGTTCCTACAGCCATCATATGTCATACGCTTATGGGGAAGGGCGTTTCTTTTATGGAGGGCATTCCAGATTATCATGGAAAAGCTCCAAATATGGAACAGTATCGTCAGGCGGTTGTAGAGCTCGGAGGAGATCCTCATTTTATTGATGAAGTTCGCCCCCGACGCGGAAACCCTCTCCCTCTCGGGCGAGAGGTACCGCCAGCCCAGTCAACTCTATGTGTAGGTGAGCCTCGAACCTATTCCCCCACAGAAAAGACAGATAACCGGTCAGCTTTTGGACATGCCCTCGCTGATATTGGAGCTAGAAACTATGAGAAGAAGGGAGGAACACCTCTTCTTGTTTTCGATTGTGACCTTGCCGGATCGGTGAAAACTGATGGATTTGCTAAGGCATGCCCTCATTGGTTTATACAGGCTGGCATTCAGGAACATGGTACAGCTACTATGGCAGGGGCAGCCTCTGTAGCGGGGGTTTCGAGCCTTTGGGCGGATTTTGGAGTTTTCGGACTCAGCGAAGTTTACAATCAGCAGCGTCTCAACGATATTAATAAGACTGGGTTGAAGTTGGCCCTCACTCATGTAGGTCTTGATGTGGGAGAAGATGGAATGACCCATCAGGCTATTGATTATATTGGACTGTTGCGCAACATGTTCGGTTGGAAACTTGTAGTACCAGCTGATCCCAACCAAACAGACCGTGCTACTCGCTGGGCCTTTACAGAGCCTGGTAACGTGTGTCTTGCCATGGGGCGGAGCAAGCTCCCCACTCTTGTTGATGAGGAAGGACTTCCAATTTTTGCGGGAAATTATTCTTTTGAATATGGGAAGGCTGTAAAAATAAGAGATGGGAAAGATGGGGCTATCTTTGCTTTAGGGGCAATGACATGGCGAGCTCTGGAAGCGTGGAACATTTTAAGGGAAAAGGGCATTACGGTAAAGATTTTCTCAGTGTCCTGCCCTCTTCATATAGATACGGAAGCTCTTAAAGAGGCATGTTCTACAGGTGCTGTGATAACGGCAGAGGACCATCACTATCAAAGTGGTCTCGGAGCTGCTACCGCTTTCGCCATGGCTCAGGAGCATCTCTTCGCTTCTTTCCTGCCTCTTGGAGTTTGGCGATACGGAGATTCAGGGAAGTCTGACGACGTATTCAACCATATGGGTTTAAACAGCACTTCCATTGCGAGTAGAGTTGAAGAGGTTCTTTCTAAAAAATAA
- a CDS encoding aldehyde ferredoxin oxidoreductase family protein has translation MYGWMGKVLRIDLSRRTYSFEPLQVEDAHNYIGARGLGTKYYIDEVPPSIDPLSPENKLIFATGPLTGTLSTSSGRYDVVTKGPLTGTIAASNSGGFWGPELKYAGFDMIILEGRASAPVYIYIYNDNIEIRDAAKHWGKDVHTVTDDLLNETDSEAKVACIGPAGENLVKFACIMNEKDRAAGRSGVGAVMGSKMVKAIVVRGTKGVQVAHRDRVFETVAAARKKLKDHPVTSGGLPTFGTNVLVGIINSAGGLPTRNFQEAVFEGADRVSAETFNKENLITNKGCMGCAVGCGRVAKSGGAYIGQGEGPEYESTWSFGPACGIDDLDAIVKANFICNELGMDTITLGSTIACAMELYEMGVLSRDQTGWDLRFGNAEAMVRLTEDTAYRRGFGDEIAEGSWRLAEKYGHPELSMTVKKQEMPAYDPRALQGMGLEYATSNRGGCHVRGYLTSPEILGAPEKIDPEETENKPVWLKAFQDLTAALDSSGMCLFTTFALGAGDIAPQLAAVTGVDYTEETFMKAGERIWNLERIFNLKAGLSETDDTLPPRLLYDPIPEGPMKGRVNRLHEMLPLYYETRGWDENGVPTERKVKELGLARYL, from the coding sequence ATGTACGGATGGATGGGGAAAGTATTGCGCATTGACCTCTCTCGCAGAACCTATTCTTTCGAGCCTCTCCAGGTAGAAGACGCCCATAACTACATTGGAGCGAGGGGGTTAGGAACTAAATATTACATAGATGAAGTGCCCCCTTCAATAGACCCTCTCAGCCCAGAGAACAAATTGATTTTCGCAACCGGCCCCCTTACCGGCACACTCTCTACGTCCTCAGGCCGATATGATGTGGTGACTAAGGGTCCTCTCACAGGAACCATCGCCGCCTCTAATTCTGGCGGTTTCTGGGGTCCCGAGCTCAAATATGCAGGTTTCGATATGATCATTCTGGAGGGGAGAGCTTCTGCTCCTGTCTACATCTATATTTATAACGATAACATAGAAATTCGAGACGCAGCGAAACATTGGGGGAAAGATGTTCATACAGTTACTGACGATCTTCTCAACGAGACCGACTCGGAAGCCAAAGTAGCCTGTATCGGCCCTGCCGGAGAAAATCTCGTAAAGTTCGCCTGCATTATGAACGAAAAGGATAGGGCTGCAGGCCGCTCGGGAGTTGGCGCGGTTATGGGTTCTAAAATGGTGAAGGCTATTGTCGTGAGAGGAACGAAAGGCGTACAGGTTGCCCATAGAGACAGAGTCTTTGAAACTGTCGCGGCAGCTCGAAAAAAACTTAAGGATCACCCTGTCACTTCTGGAGGCTTGCCCACTTTTGGCACCAATGTTCTCGTAGGCATCATCAATTCTGCTGGTGGCTTGCCTACCCGAAACTTTCAGGAGGCCGTTTTTGAAGGGGCCGATCGCGTAAGTGCCGAAACTTTCAATAAGGAAAATCTTATTACCAATAAAGGATGCATGGGATGTGCTGTTGGATGCGGGCGAGTCGCCAAAAGCGGGGGCGCCTACATCGGCCAAGGTGAAGGTCCTGAATATGAAAGCACATGGTCTTTTGGTCCGGCGTGTGGAATTGACGATTTGGATGCCATAGTAAAAGCTAATTTTATCTGCAATGAACTGGGGATGGACACTATCACTCTGGGATCAACAATAGCTTGTGCCATGGAACTTTACGAGATGGGAGTCCTCTCACGAGATCAGACTGGCTGGGATCTTCGCTTCGGCAATGCGGAAGCCATGGTTCGCCTTACCGAGGATACGGCATATCGGCGAGGGTTTGGAGACGAAATAGCAGAAGGGTCATGGAGGCTTGCTGAAAAATATGGACATCCAGAACTTTCCATGACTGTAAAAAAGCAAGAGATGCCAGCATACGACCCCCGCGCTCTTCAAGGAATGGGCTTAGAGTACGCCACTTCTAATCGAGGCGGCTGTCACGTTCGAGGCTATCTGACATCCCCGGAAATTCTCGGCGCTCCCGAAAAAATAGACCCTGAAGAAACAGAGAACAAACCCGTATGGTTGAAAGCTTTTCAAGATCTCACAGCAGCTCTGGATTCTTCTGGCATGTGCCTTTTTACTACCTTCGCCCTTGGTGCCGGAGATATAGCCCCTCAACTCGCCGCCGTGACTGGCGTAGATTACACGGAAGAAACCTTTATGAAAGCCGGCGAAAGGATCTGGAACCTCGAGCGAATTTTCAATTTGAAGGCAGGCCTTTCCGAAACAGACGATACTCTTCCACCGCGGCTCCTCTATGATCCTATCCCTGAAGGTCCCATGAAAGGGCGCGTCAATCGTCTTCATGAAATGCTCCCACTCTACTATGAAACAAGAGGCTGGGACGAAAACGGGGTCCCTACAGAGAGGAAAGTCAAAGAGCTTGGCTTAGCAAGATATCTGTAG
- a CDS encoding alanine/glycine:cation symporter family protein — translation MEAVMKLNGVLNGIVWGPWMLALLVGTGIYLTLILGFPQVRYFVLMFREVFGNIGKKKEGEGAISSFAALSTALASTVGTGNIAGVATALHLGGPGALFWMLISAVFGMTTKMCEVTLAVRFREKDSIGNWRGGTMYILDKGAGQKWLAWLFALFAFLASFGIGCAVQANSTAEGFFLGFGIPHMWSGIVVAILTALVIVGGLKRISDVTTYLVPFMAIFYIIGSVIVIAVHASAVPAAISSAIKYAFSDPMAMPGAVAGWTVKLALTKGIARGVFSNEAGLGSAPMVHATAIVDHPVRQGMYGLFEVFTDTIIICSLTALTIITSGVLTGQPELSGAQLTLSAFRSVLGGTGTVILSIGLALFAFSTILGWYWYSETAGAYIFGPKVIPILKGLWIVFIFLGAAGGTLLGDASSFLTNLWDLSDTLNGLMAAPNLVALLLLSNELRRLVKDFDAKRKSGELQ, via the coding sequence ATGGAAGCTGTTATGAAGTTAAATGGGGTATTGAATGGAATCGTGTGGGGGCCGTGGATGTTGGCTCTATTGGTAGGTACAGGAATCTATTTAACTCTTATTCTTGGCTTCCCTCAAGTTCGGTATTTTGTTCTTATGTTTCGTGAGGTTTTTGGTAATATTGGGAAGAAAAAGGAAGGGGAAGGGGCTATTTCTTCCTTTGCGGCTCTTTCTACAGCTTTGGCTTCTACTGTAGGAACTGGAAATATTGCTGGTGTAGCTACAGCTCTTCACCTTGGAGGTCCAGGCGCTCTCTTCTGGATGCTTATATCGGCTGTCTTTGGCATGACCACCAAAATGTGCGAAGTTACCCTGGCTGTTCGGTTCAGAGAAAAAGATTCTATTGGCAACTGGCGTGGTGGCACCATGTACATTTTGGATAAAGGTGCCGGCCAGAAGTGGTTGGCGTGGCTCTTCGCTCTTTTCGCTTTCCTTGCCTCTTTTGGCATTGGTTGTGCAGTTCAAGCGAACTCTACCGCAGAAGGTTTTTTCCTTGGTTTTGGTATTCCCCATATGTGGTCCGGAATTGTAGTCGCTATTCTTACGGCCCTCGTTATTGTAGGAGGACTTAAACGAATTTCTGATGTAACCACATATCTCGTTCCCTTTATGGCTATTTTCTACATTATAGGAAGTGTAATTGTTATTGCAGTTCACGCCTCAGCAGTTCCTGCGGCTATTAGTTCGGCTATTAAATATGCCTTTAGCGATCCCATGGCTATGCCTGGTGCTGTAGCAGGATGGACAGTTAAGCTAGCGCTCACAAAAGGTATTGCTCGTGGTGTCTTCTCCAACGAAGCTGGTTTGGGATCTGCTCCCATGGTTCACGCCACAGCCATTGTGGATCATCCTGTACGTCAGGGTATGTATGGTCTCTTCGAAGTCTTTACTGATACGATTATTATCTGCTCTCTTACGGCCCTTACTATTATAACCAGCGGTGTTCTTACGGGGCAACCAGAATTATCGGGCGCTCAGTTGACGCTCTCCGCTTTCAGATCGGTTCTTGGCGGAACGGGGACTGTAATTCTCTCCATTGGATTGGCCCTCTTTGCTTTTTCCACGATTCTTGGATGGTACTGGTATAGTGAAACAGCTGGCGCATATATTTTTGGGCCTAAAGTTATTCCAATACTAAAAGGTCTTTGGATTGTTTTTATATTCCTTGGAGCGGCTGGTGGAACTCTTCTTGGTGATGCCTCATCCTTCCTTACGAACCTTTGGGACCTCTCTGATACTCTCAATGGCCTTATGGCTGCTCCCAACCTTGTAGCGTTGCTGCTGCTCTCCAATGAGCTTCGTCGACTTGTTAAAGATTTTGATGCAAAGAGAAAGTCTGGAGAATTACAATAA
- the rd gene encoding rubredoxin, whose protein sequence is MEKYVCTVCGYVYDPAEGDPDGGIEPGTAFEDLPEDWVCPVCAVGKDMFEPEE, encoded by the coding sequence ATGGAAAAATATGTCTGCACAGTATGTGGGTATGTGTATGACCCTGCAGAGGGAGACCCTGATGGCGGAATTGAACCGGGAACAGCTTTCGAAGATCTTCCTGAAGATTGGGTGTGTCCCGTTTGTGCTGTAGGGAAGGATATGTTCGAGCCAGAAGAATAG
- a CDS encoding 4Fe-4S dicluster domain-containing protein has product MMKVLLISPDRCIGCGSCEVACSLSQEGECRPALARIKVFRFDLGVHVPLTCLQCEDAPCASVCRTGALEKDPQSGVIKVHSERCIGCRMCVIACPFGNISYSPEGKSAFKCTECEGDPQCVRFCPTEALQYVPAEKDNLEKKRAYAAKFAAIEEEVRQ; this is encoded by the coding sequence ATGATGAAAGTACTGCTCATTTCGCCAGATCGTTGTATTGGATGTGGCAGTTGTGAAGTAGCCTGCTCCTTGTCACAAGAAGGGGAATGTCGTCCAGCCTTGGCTCGAATCAAAGTCTTTCGATTCGACCTCGGAGTACATGTCCCGTTGACCTGTTTGCAATGCGAAGATGCTCCGTGCGCTTCTGTTTGCAGAACAGGCGCTCTGGAAAAAGATCCTCAATCTGGGGTCATCAAGGTACACTCTGAACGGTGTATTGGATGTCGTATGTGTGTGATAGCCTGTCCCTTCGGCAATATTTCCTATAGTCCTGAAGGGAAAAGTGCTTTTAAATGCACGGAATGTGAAGGCGATCCTCAGTGCGTACGATTCTGTCCCACCGAAGCTCTTCAGTACGTACCAGCGGAAAAGGATAATCTGGAAAAGAAACGGGCCTATGCTGCCAAATTTGCAGCGATAGAAGAAGAGGTGAGACAATAA
- a CDS encoding transporter substrate-binding domain-containing protein, producing MKKWFVMCLSLLLLFVGTSGAMAESVLDKDVIVVGTESTFRPFEFRNVQNEVVGFDIDLINMIAEKLGKEVKIVDASFDSLIPSLLTKKIDIIAAGMSATPERAKRVAFSDVYYITPSAVTVKTEVENITKEEDLLGKIATVQMGTIQDEYVSKLDLKEVKRFSKTDDAFREVLLGRADFAVIDGTVTKENLKENKDFIGKLKVVMQLRIDKGMALAMRKDDPTFAEAVNKVLADLKESGALDELEKKWVEE from the coding sequence ATGAAAAAATGGTTTGTAATGTGTCTTTCGCTGCTGTTGCTTTTTGTGGGAACTTCAGGTGCTATGGCTGAGTCTGTATTGGATAAAGATGTAATAGTTGTGGGGACAGAGTCCACATTCCGGCCCTTCGAGTTCCGCAATGTTCAGAACGAGGTTGTTGGCTTTGATATTGATCTGATCAATATGATCGCAGAGAAATTGGGAAAAGAAGTAAAGATAGTTGACGCTTCTTTCGATTCTCTTATTCCCTCTCTTTTGACAAAGAAGATCGACATTATAGCTGCCGGGATGAGCGCTACGCCGGAGCGAGCTAAAAGAGTGGCTTTTTCCGATGTTTATTATATTACCCCTTCCGCTGTAACAGTGAAGACAGAAGTTGAAAACATCACTAAAGAAGAAGACCTTTTAGGGAAGATAGCTACGGTTCAGATGGGGACTATCCAGGATGAATACGTATCGAAGCTTGATTTGAAAGAAGTCAAGAGATTCTCTAAGACTGACGATGCTTTTCGTGAAGTTCTTCTTGGGCGGGCCGATTTCGCAGTTATAGACGGAACAGTGACGAAGGAAAATTTAAAAGAGAATAAAGATTTTATAGGGAAGCTTAAAGTTGTTATGCAGCTTCGAATCGATAAAGGTATGGCTCTTGCCATGCGGAAAGACGATCCGACGTTTGCAGAGGCTGTCAACAAGGTCCTCGCAGATCTCAAAGAGTCTGGTGCCCTTGATGAACTGGAGAAAAAGTGGGTAGAAGAGTAG
- a CDS encoding epoxyqueuosine reductase QueH produces the protein MNLEKKKVLLHICCAPDATIPWPALAEEGYDVTGYFYGHNIHPVEEYIQRRVAVERLASLLSCPVVIEEYNPEEWFRKGALLAHEPEGGYRCALCFTLQLLGAAQAALQNKCSFLCTTLTISPHKDPIRINNIGEGVARRYGLTWLHRVWRKNNGFVRSVQASRAMRLYRQSYCGCLYSLRKEGR, from the coding sequence ATGAATCTGGAAAAAAAGAAGGTATTGCTTCATATTTGTTGTGCTCCTGATGCGACCATCCCCTGGCCTGCGTTGGCAGAAGAAGGGTATGATGTTACAGGATACTTTTATGGCCATAATATCCATCCTGTAGAGGAATATATCCAGCGCAGAGTGGCTGTGGAACGCCTTGCCTCTCTGCTTTCTTGCCCTGTAGTTATAGAGGAATACAATCCGGAAGAATGGTTTCGTAAAGGAGCTTTATTAGCTCATGAGCCAGAGGGAGGGTATCGTTGTGCTCTCTGTTTTACCCTTCAGCTTCTGGGCGCGGCTCAGGCTGCTTTGCAGAATAAGTGTTCTTTTCTCTGTACCACCTTGACCATCAGTCCTCATAAAGATCCAATACGAATTAATAACATTGGTGAAGGTGTGGCCAGACGTTACGGTTTAACTTGGCTTCATCGCGTGTGGAGAAAAAATAACGGCTTTGTTCGGTCAGTTCAAGCAAGTCGAGCCATGAGGCTTTATAGGCAATCCTATTGTGGGTGTCTCTATAGCTTGCGAAAGGAAGGGAGATGA
- the alr gene encoding alanine racemase yields the protein MSLRLTCMEVNLANIQANFKAIRKHIGTRPQIFAVVKADAYGHGAIKVSKALIEAGCQRFAVATPDEAIELREAGINDPVLVLGPSPYYAAKEYVHYDIAAACTDMNFAKAMSQEAVNQGKTALLHLKIDTGMGRIGFFPEEMQEVIDEIIRLPGIKIEGLFTHFATADEKRLDFTEFQFSQYMKVYHLFENRGVGIPLRHVCNSAGILHSPEKYLDAVRPGVILYGMWPSEECVRPIDLKPTFEVKTSVALVREVPSHSGIGYGLRYMTRGREKIAVLPIGYADGYSRALSMKIPALIHGKKVPIVGNICMDQMMIDVTGIDDVKVGDEVVLIGRQGNEVITPEEIACARNTINYEVPIMFLKRVPRVYNA from the coding sequence ATGTCTCTTCGTTTAACATGTATGGAGGTTAATCTCGCCAATATTCAGGCCAACTTTAAAGCCATTCGGAAACACATAGGGACGAGACCTCAGATTTTTGCAGTTGTAAAAGCTGATGCGTATGGACATGGTGCTATAAAAGTCTCAAAGGCACTTATAGAAGCTGGATGTCAACGATTTGCTGTAGCTACTCCCGACGAAGCTATAGAGCTTCGAGAAGCAGGGATTAACGATCCTGTGCTTGTTTTAGGTCCTTCTCCTTATTATGCAGCTAAAGAATATGTGCATTACGATATAGCAGCAGCCTGTACTGATATGAATTTTGCTAAAGCTATGAGTCAGGAAGCTGTGAATCAGGGGAAAACGGCATTGCTTCATTTAAAAATTGATACAGGGATGGGGCGGATTGGTTTTTTCCCAGAAGAAATGCAGGAAGTGATTGATGAAATTATTAGATTGCCTGGTATTAAAATAGAGGGTCTTTTTACCCACTTTGCTACAGCAGATGAAAAAAGGTTGGATTTTACAGAGTTTCAATTCTCTCAATATATGAAAGTCTACCATTTATTTGAAAATAGAGGAGTTGGAATACCCCTTCGCCATGTTTGTAATAGTGCGGGCATTCTTCATTCTCCTGAGAAATATTTGGATGCTGTGAGGCCGGGAGTCATTCTTTATGGAATGTGGCCTTCAGAAGAGTGCGTTCGCCCTATTGATCTCAAACCGACTTTTGAGGTCAAGACATCAGTTGCCTTAGTTCGAGAAGTTCCTTCGCATAGTGGAATTGGGTACGGGCTTCGCTATATGACTCGCGGAAGAGAAAAAATAGCCGTATTGCCAATAGGGTACGCTGATGGCTACTCAAGGGCTTTGTCCATGAAAATACCTGCTCTTATACATGGTAAAAAGGTGCCTATTGTAGGAAATATCTGTATGGACCAGATGATGATTGATGTTACAGGTATAGACGATGTAAAAGTGGGAGACGAAGTAGTGCTTATCGGACGTCAAGGAAACGAGGTCATTACGCCAGAGGAGATAGCTTGCGCGCGAAATACTATTAACTACGAAGTTCCAATTATGTTCCTTAAACGAGTTCCTCGGGTATATAATGCCTGA